From a single Halobellus ruber genomic region:
- a CDS encoding Mrp/NBP35 family ATP-binding protein, giving the protein MNDDAVRERLRSVTDPELGDDIVSLGLVNAVEVDDDAGTIRISLALGAPYSPVETEMGSRVREVLDDTGYDVDLSAGVPAEVDPEEDVLPGVENVIAVASGKGGVGKSTVAVNLAAGLAKLGARVGLFDADVYGPNVPRMVAADEAPETTDDQTIVPPEQYGVKLMSMAFLVGEDDPVIWRGPMVHQLLTQLVEDVQWGELDYLVLDLPPGTGDTQLTVLQTLPLTGAVIVTTPQEVAIDDARKGLEMFGKHDTTVLGIVENMSSFRCPDCGSTHDIFGTGGGEAFAADNDLPFLGSLPLDPSVRTGGDGGRPVVLDTGDTGDAFRVMTENTADMVGAVRRRTASSRR; this is encoded by the coding sequence ATGAACGACGACGCCGTCCGCGAGCGCCTCCGGTCGGTCACGGACCCGGAACTCGGCGACGACATCGTCTCGCTCGGACTGGTCAACGCCGTCGAAGTCGACGACGACGCCGGGACCATCCGGATCTCGCTCGCGCTGGGCGCCCCGTACTCCCCGGTCGAGACCGAGATGGGATCGCGGGTCCGCGAGGTCCTCGACGATACCGGCTACGATGTCGACCTCTCGGCGGGGGTCCCCGCCGAGGTCGACCCCGAGGAGGACGTCCTGCCCGGCGTCGAGAACGTGATCGCCGTCGCCAGCGGGAAGGGTGGCGTCGGAAAGTCGACGGTCGCGGTCAACCTCGCCGCCGGGCTGGCGAAGCTGGGCGCCCGGGTTGGCCTGTTCGACGCGGACGTCTACGGGCCGAACGTCCCGCGGATGGTCGCGGCCGACGAGGCCCCCGAGACTACCGACGACCAGACCATCGTGCCGCCGGAGCAGTACGGGGTCAAGCTGATGTCGATGGCCTTCCTCGTCGGCGAGGACGACCCCGTGATCTGGCGGGGGCCGATGGTTCATCAGCTCCTGACACAACTGGTCGAGGACGTCCAGTGGGGGGAACTCGATTACCTCGTGCTCGATCTCCCGCCCGGCACCGGCGACACTCAGCTGACTGTGTTGCAGACCCTCCCGCTCACGGGCGCGGTGATCGTCACGACGCCCCAGGAGGTCGCGATCGACGACGCCCGGAAGGGCCTAGAGATGTTCGGCAAACACGACACCACGGTGCTCGGGATCGTGGAGAACATGTCGTCGTTCCGGTGTCCGGACTGCGGGTCGACCCACGACATCTTCGGAACCGGTGGCGGGGAGGCGTTCGCCGCCGACAACGACCTGCCGTTCCTGGGGTCGCTCCCGCTCGATCCGTCGGTCCGGACCGGCGGCGACGGGGGGCGACCGGTGGTCCTTGACACGGGCGACACCGGCGACGCGTTCCGCGTGATGACCGAGAACACCGCGGATATGGTCGGTGCGGTGCGGCGGCGGACGGCGTCGAGTCGCCGATAA